One part of the Flavobacterium johnsoniae UW101 genome encodes these proteins:
- a CDS encoding inositol oxygenase family protein produces the protein MKKHIDTDNPLKNLDEWEDDLLMRYPDPSEVNESLKEKQKEEFRNYVDSERVETVKEFYRINHTYQTYDFVCSKEQEFLQFNRKEMSIWEAVEFLNTLVDDSDPDIDLDQTQHLLQTSEAIRADGHPDWFVLTGFIHDLGKVLCLFGEPQWAVVGDTFPVGCAYSDKIVYSEFFKENPDYTDERFNTKLGIYTENCGLDNVKMSWGHDEYLYQIMKDYLPDPALYMIRYHSFYSQHKENAYAHLMNEKDIEMFDWVRKFNPYDLYTKAPVKPDVQALLPYYKELVAKYLPEKLKF, from the coding sequence ATGAAAAAGCATATAGACACAGACAATCCGTTGAAAAATTTAGATGAGTGGGAAGATGATTTGTTAATGCGATATCCTGACCCTTCTGAAGTAAATGAAAGTTTAAAAGAAAAGCAGAAAGAAGAATTTAGAAATTATGTCGATTCTGAAAGAGTAGAAACGGTAAAAGAATTTTACAGGATAAACCATACCTACCAAACTTATGACTTTGTATGCAGTAAAGAACAAGAATTTCTGCAATTTAATAGAAAAGAAATGTCAATCTGGGAAGCTGTCGAGTTTTTAAACACGCTTGTAGACGACAGTGACCCAGATATTGACTTAGACCAGACACAGCACCTTTTACAGACTTCAGAAGCCATTCGTGCTGATGGTCATCCGGATTGGTTTGTACTGACAGGTTTCATTCACGATTTGGGTAAAGTTTTATGCTTATTTGGAGAACCGCAATGGGCAGTCGTTGGCGATACTTTTCCGGTTGGCTGTGCGTATTCGGATAAAATTGTGTATTCAGAATTTTTTAAAGAAAATCCGGATTATACAGATGAGAGATTCAATACTAAACTAGGAATCTACACTGAAAACTGCGGATTAGATAACGTAAAAATGAGCTGGGGTCATGACGAATATTTGTATCAGATTATGAAAGATTATTTACCGGATCCTGCTTTATACATGATTCGTTATCACTCTTTTTATTCGCAGCATAAAGAAAATGCGTATGCACATTTAATGAATGAAAAAGACATCGAAATGTTTGACTGGGTTCGAAAATTCAATCCGTACGATTTGTATACAAAGGCTCCTGTAAAACCAGATGTTCAGGCATTACTTCCTTATTATAAAGAATTAGTTGCTAAATATTTGCCTGAAAAATTGAAGTTTTAA